The Bacteroides sp. genomic sequence CCTTCCAATCTCAATAACGTGGAAACTTATGCGAATGTCCCGGCAATAGTTTTGAAAGGTGGCAAGTGGTATGCTGCCATGGGAACGGATCATAGCAAGGGAACCAAAGTGTTCAGCCTTTGCGGAAAGATCAAAAATACAGGCCTCGTGGAAGTTCCCATGGGCATTTCCCTTAAAGAAATCGCTTTTGATATCGGCGGCGGGGTTCCCAAAAAGAAAAAATTCAAAGCAATTCAAACCGGTGGACCTTCGGGCGGGTGTATTCCGGAACAATATTTGAATCTGCCGGTAGATTATCAAAAACTTGCGGAAGTAGGTTCCATCATGGGTTCCGGCGGTATGATCGTAATGGATCAAGACACCTGCATGGTGGACGTGGCCCGATATTTCCTTGATTTTCTTAATGAAGAATCCTGCGGACAATGCAACCCCTGCCGAGAGGGCATCAAACAGATGCTCAATATATTGACTCAAATTTGCGCTGGTGAAGGAAAAGAGGGCGATATCGAGTTGCTCGAAGAACTTGGTGATATGGTGCAAAAATTTTCTTTGTGTGGTTTGGGTACATCCGCCCCTAATCCAGTGGTGACAACTATCCATTATTTCAGGGATGAGTATGAATCTCATATCCGGGATAAAAAATGCCCTGCCGGTGTTTGTAAAGCGCTCTTTTATTATGAAATTGATC encodes the following:
- a CDS encoding NADH-ubiquinone oxidoreductase-F iron-sulfur binding region domain-containing protein gives rise to the protein PSNLNNVETYANVPAIVLKGGKWYAAMGTDHSKGTKVFSLCGKIKNTGLVEVPMGISLKEIAFDIGGGVPKKKKFKAIQTGGPSGGCIPEQYLNLPVDYQKLAEVGSIMGSGGMIVMDQDTCMVDVARYFLDFLNEESCGQCNPCREGIKQMLNILTQICAGEGKEGDIELLEELGDMVQKFSLCGLGTSAPNPVVTTIHYFRDEYESHIRDKKCPAGVCKALFYYEIDQDACTGCQVCARKCPQEAIVGEKKKPHHLDQEKCIKCGICYDMCKFNAIAIR